From Gloeocapsa sp. PCC 73106:
GCGGAAACAAATGATTTCGCAGAAGGGATAGCAACGCTATTAAATCTAACTAAAAAAACAGCTGTCATGTGCTCAGAAAAAGATCCGATTAACTGTCATCGCGCTATCTTAATCTGTCAGCATCTAAAAAATTACGACAGGGAAATTTTACACATTCTTAACCTGGGAAAAATAGAAACCCAAACAGATTTTGAAGCCAGATTATTAAAACAGACTCGATTGAGTAATAATCCCTTACAATTGAGTCTTTTTGAGCAGATTAATCCAACCTCACTACTCAAGCAAGCTTATCAATACCAAGGTGAAAAAATTGCCTACCAAGAAAAAAAAGATTAATTTACTAACTATTGGTTTCACCCAAAAAACAGCCCAAGATTTTTTTGAACTCCTAACTAAGAATAAAGTCAAAAAAGTAATCGATGTCAGACTCAATAACGTCTCTCAGTTAGCAGGTTTTACTAAAAAACAAGATTTCCCCTATTTCCTGGAAAAAATAGCTCAGATTGAGTACTTACACGAATTAGATTTAGCTCCAACTCAGAGTATTTTGACCGAATATAAAAAAAATAAGGGAGATTGGTCTATTTATGAACAGAAGTTTCTACAATTAATGAAAGAGCGTCGCATTGAAACCAAATTATCTCCAGAACTATTAGACAACACTTGTTTACTCTGTAGTGAAGCCAAACCCCATCACTGTCACCGTCGCTTAGTGGTGGAGTATTTACAACATCATTGGGGAAATATTAACCTAGTACATCTATAGCTATTTTCTCTGGGCGATCTTGATCACTATGATAATCTGAGGTAACAGTATTTATCAAATACAAAAGATAATGAATAGCACAACATTAGCAACATCTCGATGGGGATTACCCAATATCTGCGGTTCGGAAGCAGAAATTAGTAAGGTAGTAAAAGAAGAGCGACCCGTTTTCTTACCCTACACTAATCTCGATCTCAAAGGAGTCAAAGCTGGTTTCGCTTGTGCATTGCATATGCATCAACCCACCATTCCCGCGGGTAAACAAGGAGAATTAATTAGCAACTTACAGTATATGTTCGAACACCCCGGCGAAGGAGATAATCATAACGCTAATGTATTTGCTTGGTCTTATAGTCGCCTGGGAGATTTTATCCCTCAATTAGTTGCTGGAGGTTCCAATCCCCGGATTATGCTGGACTACTCCGGTAACTTGCTGTGGGGATTAGAACAAATGGGAAGAGAAGATATTCTCAATAATCTCAAAAAAATTACCTGTGATACCACTTTTTGGCCTTACGTGGAGTGGTTGGGAACGATGTGGAGTCACGCGGTGGTCCCATCTACACCCATACCAGATATAAAACTCCATATTCAAGCTTGGCAACATCATTTTGCGACCATCTTCGGTTATGATGCTCTAGCCAGGGTAAAGGGTTTCTCTCCCCCAGAAATGCACCTACCCAATCATCCCGATACTCTCTATGAATACATCAAAGCCTTAAAAGATTGTGGTTATCGCTGGTTACTCGTGCAGGAACACTCCGTAGAACGTTTAGACGGTACCCCTCTACATCACGACGATAAATATCTCCCCAATCTTTTGTTAGCGCGCAACTCCCAAGGTGAAACAATCAGTATCACTGCGTTGATTAAAACCCAAGGATCCGACACTAAACTAGTGGG
This genomic window contains:
- a CDS encoding DUF488 family protein — translated: MQIYTIGHSNLSQEQFISLLNQYEIKAIADVRSQPYSRYLPHFSQKQLQQNLLQADIEYLFLGKQLGGRPTHPDCYRNGKVLYDKVAETNDFAEGIATLLNLTKKTAVMCSEKDPINCHRAILICQHLKNYDREILHILNLGKIETQTDFEARLLKQTRLSNNPLQLSLFEQINPTSLLKQAYQYQGEKIAYQEKKD
- a CDS encoding DUF488 family protein → MKKLPTKKKKINLLTIGFTQKTAQDFFELLTKNKVKKVIDVRLNNVSQLAGFTKKQDFPYFLEKIAQIEYLHELDLAPTQSILTEYKKNKGDWSIYEQKFLQLMKERRIETKLSPELLDNTCLLCSEAKPHHCHRRLVVEYLQHHWGNINLVHL